One region of Variovorax sp. J2L1-78 genomic DNA includes:
- a CDS encoding NtaA/DmoA family FMN-dependent monooxygenase (This protein belongs to a clade of FMN-dependent monooxygenases, within a broader family of flavin-dependent oxidoreductases, the luciferase-like monooxygenase (LMM) family, some of whose members use coenzyme F420 rather than FMN.): MAARQMIIGMHLGNGYGNLPGAWRAPSVDPQSYTSFDAKVRHAQAAERGKLQFLFLPDGPTHVGDLANEPPHFNLDVMVTLAAVARETKRIGLVATGSTTFNEPFNLARQFKALDVMSHGRTGWNAVTSSGEDVAANYGRRLPSSADRYARAHETVQLVQTLWGSWGKDAWVHDQASGRFANAEQVAPVNMSGKFVASRGPLYIPPSEQGQPVLFHAGGSPNALELAGRFASGVIGAAFTIDDARTQRAAFRASAERAGRNPDEIKFFAGLMTTIANSRREGLDRRITLSGRTFTQRASYLGQMLGLRLDPARLDEPLSPEQLAGARPSPGDPRSVQALKIAREGWTLRDVLAHGVIDYHPVIVGPAVHAADHMQEWFEAGAVDGFWVSPDIYEDGVDAFVEGVVPILQARGLFHREYDGATLRHHLGAPTQYGIDPRLAL; the protein is encoded by the coding sequence ATGGCCGCCAGACAAATGATCATCGGAATGCATCTGGGCAACGGCTATGGAAACTTGCCGGGCGCTTGGCGGGCCCCGTCGGTCGACCCCCAAAGCTACACGAGCTTCGACGCAAAGGTTCGACATGCGCAAGCGGCCGAGCGCGGGAAGCTTCAATTCCTCTTTCTGCCTGACGGTCCCACTCATGTTGGCGATCTCGCGAACGAGCCGCCGCACTTCAATCTGGATGTCATGGTCACGCTCGCGGCCGTCGCGCGAGAAACGAAGCGAATCGGCCTTGTCGCTACGGGATCGACCACGTTCAATGAGCCGTTCAACCTAGCGCGGCAGTTCAAGGCGCTGGATGTCATGAGTCATGGACGGACTGGTTGGAACGCCGTCACATCGAGCGGTGAGGACGTCGCGGCGAACTACGGCAGACGCCTGCCGTCCAGCGCGGATCGTTATGCGAGGGCACATGAGACGGTCCAGCTGGTGCAGACGCTTTGGGGCAGCTGGGGCAAGGATGCCTGGGTGCATGACCAGGCAAGCGGCCGATTCGCGAACGCAGAGCAGGTCGCTCCCGTCAATATGAGCGGCAAGTTCGTGGCCTCGCGTGGGCCCTTGTACATCCCTCCCTCCGAGCAGGGGCAACCCGTCCTCTTCCACGCCGGAGGCAGTCCGAATGCGCTTGAACTCGCCGGCCGCTTCGCCAGCGGCGTCATCGGTGCAGCTTTCACGATCGACGACGCACGTACGCAGCGCGCCGCATTTCGTGCATCGGCCGAGCGCGCAGGGCGCAACCCGGATGAGATCAAGTTCTTCGCCGGCCTGATGACGACGATCGCAAACAGTCGGCGTGAAGGCCTCGATCGCCGGATCACGCTGAGCGGACGAACATTTACACAGCGCGCGTCCTATCTCGGACAAATGCTCGGCCTGCGTCTCGATCCTGCACGGCTCGACGAGCCACTTTCGCCGGAGCAGCTGGCCGGAGCGCGGCCGTCACCGGGCGACCCGCGCTCGGTCCAGGCATTGAAGATCGCGCGCGAAGGCTGGACGCTCCGCGACGTGCTCGCGCACGGTGTGATCGATTACCACCCCGTCATCGTCGGACCGGCTGTCCATGCCGCTGACCACATGCAGGAATGGTTCGAGGCCGGAGCAGTCGACGGCTTCTGGGTGTCGCCTGACATCTACGAGGATGGCGTCGACGCCTTCGTCGAGGGCGTCGTGCCAATCCTTCAAGCGCGCGGGCTTTTTCATCGAGAGTACGACGGCGCCACGTTGCGTCATCACCTGGGCGCTCCCACCCAATACGGCATCGATCCGCGCCTCGCACTGTGA
- a CDS encoding TetR/AcrR family transcriptional regulator yields MVQSSTAQVSRRDAQHNRARILEVASQAFGADGIDVSMDAIAKLAGVGPGTLYRHFPNKDSLLAALLTLHYERLDRRRLEIEAQACDAGRTLELWIEALGDWMQAYDGLPEPLKAACQVDSPLTPACRDVIDTTEILLKVAQDKGFARRTMTGRDIFLGALAIAWAGGAKAAAENTPDVLRGVLRDGWREPKAGGSVPR; encoded by the coding sequence ATGGTTCAATCGTCGACCGCACAGGTGTCCCGAAGGGACGCACAACACAACCGCGCGCGTATCCTTGAAGTGGCGAGTCAAGCGTTTGGAGCCGACGGAATCGACGTCTCGATGGATGCCATCGCCAAGCTGGCTGGGGTCGGGCCAGGTACGCTGTATCGCCACTTTCCGAACAAAGACTCGCTGCTGGCGGCACTGCTAACTCTTCATTACGAACGCCTAGACCGACGTCGTTTGGAGATTGAAGCCCAGGCGTGCGACGCGGGCCGCACGCTTGAGCTTTGGATCGAAGCGCTTGGCGACTGGATGCAAGCCTACGATGGCCTTCCCGAGCCTTTGAAGGCGGCCTGCCAGGTCGATTCGCCATTGACGCCAGCCTGCCGTGATGTCATCGATACGACAGAGATCTTGCTGAAGGTAGCGCAAGACAAGGGATTCGCACGGCGAACGATGACAGGGCGAGACATCTTTCTTGGAGCTCTCGCGATAGCGTGGGCGGGGGGCGCGAAGGCCGCAGCGGAAAACACGCCCGATGTGCTTCGCGGTGTCCTGAGGGACGGATGGAGAGAGCCAAAGGCAGGCGGGTCTGTCCCACGTTAA
- a CDS encoding SDR family oxidoreductase: protein MNTSGNTILITGATSGIGLGLALRFHAAGNKVIVAGRRKAMLQQITSDHPGIESLELDVADAHSIVAASEQIASRFPNLNVVINNAGVMLPENVRDAGSLEVAEETVTVNLLGTIRMTHAFLPQLAKVADSYIINVSSSLAFVPFPSAITYGATKAAIHSFTESLRYQLAGTSVRVIEIVPPGVRTTLFGQENDDQAMPLEDFLDESLSLLHGAPTPSEIVVERAKFLRFAEANGNYGDIFAMLSAIKAPA, encoded by the coding sequence ATGAACACCTCTGGCAACACCATCCTCATCACCGGCGCCACTTCAGGCATCGGGCTTGGTCTGGCACTGCGCTTTCACGCAGCCGGCAACAAGGTCATCGTCGCAGGTCGACGCAAGGCCATGCTCCAGCAGATCACGAGCGATCATCCGGGCATTGAGTCCCTCGAGTTGGACGTCGCAGACGCGCACTCCATCGTGGCAGCGAGCGAGCAAATCGCCTCTCGCTTTCCGAACCTGAATGTCGTGATCAACAACGCAGGAGTCATGCTGCCTGAAAATGTTCGGGATGCTGGCTCCCTTGAGGTTGCAGAAGAGACCGTCACTGTCAACCTCCTGGGCACCATTCGCATGACGCATGCATTCTTGCCCCAACTCGCCAAGGTGGCCGACAGCTACATCATCAATGTCAGTTCGTCCCTGGCATTCGTCCCTTTCCCTTCCGCCATCACCTATGGCGCCACGAAGGCGGCTATTCATTCATTTACCGAAAGCCTGCGCTATCAGCTGGCCGGCACGTCTGTGCGCGTGATTGAGATTGTTCCGCCAGGCGTTCGTACGACATTGTTCGGCCAAGAAAATGACGACCAAGCCATGCCTTTGGAAGACTTCCTAGATGAATCGCTCTCACTCTTGCATGGCGCGCCGACGCCATCGGAGATCGTTGTTGAACGCGCCAAGTTCTTACGTTTTGCGGAGGCGAATGGCAACTATGGAGACATCTTCGCAATGTTGTCGGCAATCAAGGCCCCAGCCTAA
- a CDS encoding TetR/AcrR family transcriptional regulator: MTQARKTDRPARSDALQNRERILKVALVELARSADVPLSAIAKQAGVGQGTLYRHFPTREALVMEVYRYEMGQVVHFAELLLAKYPPDQALERWMHRLAEYAMTKAGLADAIRTVSSVREWPGNGGYAPVIAAAQLLLDANERAGTLRAGITTDDFFLATAGIWQIDFSTDWEPRLAWLINFVMQGLRAGAPVNSVSS; encoded by the coding sequence GTGACACAAGCAAGGAAAACGGATCGTCCAGCACGTTCTGACGCGCTACAAAACCGAGAACGCATCCTGAAGGTCGCCCTTGTCGAACTGGCGCGGTCAGCCGACGTGCCGCTGAGTGCCATCGCCAAGCAGGCTGGCGTGGGCCAAGGAACTCTTTACCGCCACTTTCCGACTCGGGAAGCGCTGGTGATGGAGGTCTATCGCTACGAGATGGGTCAAGTCGTGCACTTCGCCGAACTGCTGCTTGCGAAGTACCCACCTGATCAAGCCCTGGAGCGCTGGATGCATCGTTTGGCCGAATACGCGATGACCAAAGCAGGTTTGGCTGACGCGATTCGAACCGTCTCGAGCGTGCGAGAGTGGCCGGGGAACGGTGGCTACGCACCCGTTATCGCGGCGGCACAACTGCTGCTTGATGCGAATGAACGAGCGGGTACTCTCCGTGCAGGCATCACGACTGACGACTTTTTCCTGGCGACCGCGGGCATCTGGCAGATCGATTTCAGCACTGACTGGGAACCCAGACTTGCTTGGCTCATCAATTTCGTGATGCAGGGACTACGCGCTGGGGCGCCCGTGAACTCTGTTTCGTCGTGA